Sequence from the Mycobacterium florentinum genome:
CGCACTGGTGTGCTGCGCCGCTTCGGCCTCGTCGCGGCGTTGCCGCTGTCGCTGATCGCGATCGTTGCCGCGGTGGTGGTGATGTTGGCTGTCCGCCACCAGGATTCTTCGGCGCAGTCGGCGCAGGAGCAACCGACGGAAGCCTCGCCGCCACCCAAGCCATTGGCACCGCACGCACCCGTTCCGCGGGCCAACATTGCTGACGCGGCGCTCGTCGATGCGTTGAAGCACGAAGGTGTGCCGGTTCCGAGCCAGGAATACGTGACGACCCAAGGGCACGCGGTCTGCGACTTCCTGGCGCAGCCACGCACTTTCGCGGATGCGGTCGGATTCGTCCAGCGATCGTCGATATGGGACGCCACTCAAAGCGCCGACGTCACCGCGGGCGCCATCGTCGCGTACTGCCCGCAGTCGCGACCTTCCATGGCCGACCAGATGCAGCCGGCCTATCAGAACACGCTGTCTGATCTGCAGGCCATCGAAGGGAAACTGCAAGGCATCCAAGACGATCTGCACGGTATCCAGGGAGGTCTGGACGGCCTGCCGGGCCATCCGTAAACCGGGGGACGGGCCCGACTATCGCGATCTGCATCCCACCATCGATACCGGCATCGCGAAAATGCCCAATCTGTCCGATCGCCGCACACACTCGCCGAACATCGCTGTGTCAAGGTAAACAGGGCCCCAGCAGGATAAAGAAATTTCGCCTCGGCT
This genomic interval carries:
- a CDS encoding DUF732 domain-containing protein, which encodes MRDRETIESELRRIAAQGRQPSSREADELLDELLAHSSGGPHTVPVTPGENELFVPDTWLHDTTTRTKPRPRTGVLRRFGLVAALPLSLIAIVAAVVVMLAVRHQDSSAQSAQEQPTEASPPPKPLAPHAPVPRANIADAALVDALKHEGVPVPSQEYVTTQGHAVCDFLAQPRTFADAVGFVQRSSIWDATQSADVTAGAIVAYCPQSRPSMADQMQPAYQNTLSDLQAIEGKLQGIQDDLHGIQGGLDGLPGHP